One part of the Vitis riparia cultivar Riparia Gloire de Montpellier isolate 1030 chromosome 15, EGFV_Vit.rip_1.0, whole genome shotgun sequence genome encodes these proteins:
- the LOC117932056 gene encoding secreted RxLR effector protein 161-like yields the protein MDKCNLVHNLMVSGFKLTKNGDGVRIDSTFYKKIVGSIMYLTATRLDVMFVVSLISRFMDCPIELHLQSTKRILRYLKGTIDFGVFYKKGGNEELIAYTYSDYVGDLDDRKNTLGYVFMLSSGAMSWSSKRQPMVSLSTTEAEFIVATSCACQAIWLRRILEGLSHAQHDSTTVYCDNSSVIKLSNNLVMHGRCKHIDVRFHFLRELTKDGIVEMVHCHTHEQVADIMTRPLKLDAFLKIRDLLGVCLDPGVN from the coding sequence ATGGACAAGTGCAATCTAGTTCACAACCTTATGGTTTCTGGATTCAAGCTTACGAAAAATGGAGATGGAGTGAGGATTGATAGTACTTTCTATAAGAAGATTGTGGGAAGTATTATGTATTTGACTGCCACTCGACTGGATGTTATGTTTGTGGTGAGTCTCATTAGCAGATTCATGGACTGCCCTATCGaacttcatttgcaatcaaCAAAGAGGATATTAAGGTACTTGAAAGGTACCATTGATTTTGGTGTGTTCTACAAGAagggaggaaatgaggaattgATTGCCTACACATATAGTGACTATGTTGGGGATTTAGATGATAGGAAAAACACTTTAGGTTATGTGTTTATGTTGAGCTCAGGAGCAATGTCTTGGTCCTCAAAGAGACAACCTATGGTCTCCTTGTCCACTACTGAAGCTGAGTTTATTGTTGCAACTTCATGTGCTTGTCAAGCAATATGGTTAAGAAGGATATTGGAAGGTCTCAGCCATGCTCAACATGATTCTACAACAGTTTATTGTGATAACAGTTCAGTAATCAAGCTTTCTAATAATCTAGTGATGCATGGTCGCTGCAAACACATTGATGTTCGTTTTCATTTCCTTCGTGAGCTTACAAAAGATGGAATTGTAGAGATGGTTCATTGTCATACGCATGAGCAAGTTGCTGATATAATGACTAGACCTCTAAAGCTTGATGCATTCTTGAAAATACGTGATTTGTTGGGTGTTTGTTTGGATCCTGGAGTAAACTGA